In Tripterygium wilfordii isolate XIE 37 chromosome 15, ASM1340144v1, whole genome shotgun sequence, one DNA window encodes the following:
- the LOC120017005 gene encoding uncharacterized protein LOC120017005, producing MAIMSSDNQDKLCNICGHIGYAEVLATCSRCSTACEHIYCMREFNMELPEVWTCEACENADGSPKPDLKEDYLNPASDSKCCDELVRQLPKKQLRPVQTGKVKFLPAEEVIRLSSGAAMSMQPAFRLKPSVSKFVTPSSRRTSSASRAVTPRFSPPKVKSNPSFFPAESVRHVSRRVSSERNQKTSALLKDSKAHAEDHICEELLLEAKLPSNKVVSPDVNKEKATNLSCKGFPSERPPNMFEDILPAKEVDTEDRNKERMTNKPFKGSSSRHPPIMFGSGINLQDPAEPRNTNPEESGQHLEKLMLYRDYLPAKVSTWRGGFQLHDPVEGYEFHDGFQAQPPCIVHRKASEFSRKMPTVLEVILLPRQHIWVDLFQNDCPNLDDIALYFFPAHDTKRAKQNISDLFELMDTKNSVMVSYIDGVELLIFTSEQLHVNSKGVCMRLKKTERFLWGVFNHVKNGKSSVQMEGRPAEMAVLTDSSRREAGGS from the exons ATGGCTATCATGTCTTCCGATAATCAG GACAAACTTTGTAATATATGTGGTCATATTGGTTATGCGGAAGTACTTGCAACTTGCTCTAGATGCTCTACTGCTTGCGAGCACAT TTACTGTATGCGGGAATTTAACATGGAGCTCCCTGAAGTATGGACTTGTGAAGCATGCGAAAATGCTGATGGCTCTCCAAAACCTGATCTGAAGGAAGATTACTTGAATCCAGCAAGCGACAGCAAATGTTGCGATGAATTAGTTAGGCAGTTGCCTAAAAAACAGTTGAGGCCTGTTCAAACTGGAAAAGTGAAATTTCTCCCTGCTGAAGAAGTCATCAGGCTATCATCAGGAGCTGCAATGTCCATGCAACCTGCTTTTAGACTAAAACCTAGTGTGTCGAAGTTTGTTACACCTAGCTCTAGGAGGACATCCTCTGCATCTAGAGCTGTCACTCCCAGGTTCTCCCCTCCAAAGGTGAAATCAAATCCTAGTTTTTTTCCTGCAGAGTCTGTGAGACATGTCAGTAGACGAGTCAGTTCTGAGAGAAACCAAAAAACGTCCGCTTTATTAAAGGACTCAAAAG CTCATGCAGAAGATCATATTTGTGAGGAACTGCTGTTGGAAGCCAAGTTACCCTCCAACAAAGTTGTAAGTCCAGATGTGAACAAAGAAAAGGCAACAAACCTATCATGCAAAGGTTTTCCATCAGAGCGTCCTCCCAACATGTTTGAAGACATTTTACCTGCCAAAGAAGTTGATACTGAGGATAGGAACAAAGAAAGGATGACAAACAAACCATTTAAAGGTTCATCATCAAGGCATCCTCCCATCATGTTTGGTTCAG GCATTAACTTGCAAGATCCTGCTGAACCTAGGAATACCAATCCTGAAGAAAGTGGCCAGCATCTTGAAAAGCTTATGTTATATCGTGATTACCTCCCTGCTAAAGTTTCTACTTGGAG GGGAGGCTTCCAATTGCATGATCCTGTTGAAGGGTATGAATTCCATGATGGATTCCAAGCTCAACCACCATGCATAGTCCACCGTAAAGCCTCAGAATTTTCAAGGAAAATGCCCACTGTCCTTGAAGTGATACTGCTTCCACGGCAGCATATTTGGGTGGATTTATTCCAGAATGATTGCCCCAATTTAGATGATATTGCACTGTATTTTTTTCCTGCTCATGATACTAAGAG AGCCAAGCAGAATATTTCCGACTTATTTGAGCTTATGGATACCAAAAACTCTGTGATGGTAAGTTACATTGATGGTGTGGAGTTGCTGATTTTTACTTCTGAACAGCTGCATGTCAACTCAAAAG GTGTTTGTATGAGATTGAAGAAGACAGAACGTTTCTTGTGGGGAGTCTTCAATCATGTCAAAAATGGTAAAAGTTCTGTACAG ATGGAAGGACGACCTGCAGAGATGGCTGTTCTCACAGATTCTTCAAGAAGGGAAGCTGGAGGCTCTTGA
- the LOC120017006 gene encoding uncharacterized protein LOC120017006, producing MDIMSSDNQDKLCNVCGHIGFEEVLVTCSRCSTACEHVYCMKVYNTKLPEKWICEACANTSDGTPDPDWNDNIFIPARTRKSCDDLVRRFNCNQPMAVRNSKVKFLPSEEAIRLTSEVFTSQRSAFGQNPALSKSIVPILRKTSPVSSAVVPKFPPPKSKPYPRLFPSRLLRDGSTQLSSARNQKTSVVSKNSQAHAGEHICVEQFFEAISPAEEVEGPGVTNQKAMNQPCKASPSGYHPNIFRVILPSKELEKLDTNKGKTINKPLKGSSSRLPAHIPGAILSAKVAQTTDTNKGKTMNKPCQGSSSSNPANTLAAILPAKQVKTCDTNKENAMMKPCKGSSSSSPVNIFEAILPAKEVQMQYNDKEKATNEPCQGSSSRHPPSTFGSGSKFQEAAKAATTNPEKRDQLLEKLSFYRYHLPAKNSIWRGCIKFRSTTDQCEYCYEFRAQPPCRAHSKATEFSKKMPPILQARLLRREHIWVDLFQHDYPDLNDIALYFFPSTHIERARQKIANLAVLLESQNSVMICNMDNVELLIFTSKRLHVDAKDVLRMAKTPCLLWGLFRRVKGGGVDDSNVDLTGRDGAVLQDSSKMLAGSSRPRGVARRLPPRYREPE from the exons ATGGATATCATGTCCTCCGATAATCAG gACAAACTTTGTAATGTATGTGGTCATATTGGCTTTGAGGAAGTACTTGTTACTTGCTCTAGATGCTCTACAGCTTGTGAGCACGT GTACTGTATGAAGGTTTACAACACGAAGCTCCCTGAAAAATGGATTTGTGAAGCATGTGCAAATACTTCTGATGGCACTCCAGATCCTGATTGGAATGACAACATCTTTATTCCAGCACGGACCAGAAAATCTTGTGATGATCTAGTGAGGCGGTTTAATTGTAACCAGCCAATGGCCGTTCGAAATTCAAAAGTGAAGTTTCTCCCCAGTGAAGAAGCCATCAGGCTAACGTCAGAAGTGTTCACATCGCAGCgatctgcttttggacaaaacCCTGCCTTGTCAAAGTCCATTGTACCCATCTTGAGGAAGACGTCCCCTGTGTCTAGTGCTGTCGTGCCCAAGTTTCCCCCTCCAAAGTCGAAACCATATCCTAGACTTTTTCCTTCACGGCTTTTGAGAGATGGCAGTACACAACTCAGTTCAGCACGAAACCAAAAGACGTCTGTGGTATCAAAGAATTCTCAAG CTCATGCTGGAGAACATATTTGTGTGGAACAGTTTTTTGAAGCCATTTCACCTGCAGAGGAAGTTGAGGGTCCAGGTGTGACCAATCAAAAGGCAATGAACCAACCATGCAAAGCTTCACCATCAGGTTATCATCCCAACATTTTTAGAGTGATTTTACCTTCCAAAGAATTAGAAAAGCTCGATACAAACAAAGGAAAGACAATTAACAAACCCCTCAAAGGCTCATCATCAAGGCTTCCTGCCCACATTCCGGGTGCCATTTTATCTGCAAAAGTTGCTCAAACAACTGATACGAACAAGGGGAAGACAATGAACAAACCGTGCCAAGGTTCATCATCAAGTAATCCGGCAAACACGCTTGCAGCTATTTTACCTGCCAAACAAGTGAAAACTTGTGatacaaacaaagaaaatgcaATGATGAAACCATGCAAAGGTTCATCGTCAAGTTCTCCTGTCAACATTTTTGAAGCCATTTTACCTGCCAAAGAAGTTCAAATGCAATACAATGACAAAGAGAAGGCAACGAATGAACCATGCCAAGGTTCATCATCAAGGCATCCTCCTTCCACGTTTGGCTCAG GCAGTAAGTTTCAAGAAGCTGCTAAAGCTGCGACTACTAATCCTGAAAAAAGAGACCAGCTTCTTGAGAAGCTTAGTTTTTATCGTTATCATCTCCCGGCTAAAAATTCTATCTGGAG GGGATGCATCAAATTCCGCAGTACTACTGACCAATGTGAGTATTGTTATGAATTCCGAGCTCAGCCCCCATGCAGAGCCCACAGTAAAGCCACAGAATTTTCAAAGAAAATGCCCCCAATCCTTCAGGCGAGGCTGCTTCGTAGAGAGCATATTTGGGTGGATTTGTTCCAGCACGATTACCCAGATTTAAATGACATTGCACTGTATTTTTTCCCTTCTACCCATATTGAGAG AGCTAGGCAGAAGATTGCCAACTTAGCTGTGCTTCTGGAGTCCCAAAATTCAGTGATGATATGTAACATGGACAATGTGGAGTTGCTGATATTTACGTCTAAACGGCTGCATGTGGACGCAAAGG ATGTTCTGAGGATGGCAAAGACACCGTGCCTCTTGTGGGGACTCTTCCGTCGTGTTAAAGGTGGAGGAGTTGATGACTCCAATGTGGACCTGACCGGCAGAGACGGAGCTGTTCTACAAGATTCTTCAAAAATGCTTGCCGGAAGCTCTCGACCAAGGGGAGTCGCAAGAAGACTGCCGCCAAGATATCGAGAGCCTGAATGA